One genomic region from Spirosoma sp. KCTC 42546 encodes:
- a CDS encoding NuoM family protein has product MILSLLIFLPLLGSLIVALLPGQQTKPFHWIALVITLAEVVLAGAAYVTFNTSVTGYQLLEQANWITLPLGSLGIASIDYLVGVDGISLPLVVLSAVVMLVGVLSSWTTIKTRHRAYYSLYLLLTGTIMGCFVALDFFLFFLFFEFMLLPMYFLIGLWGGPRREYASIKFFLYTLLGSLLILLVMIGLYLSVMDPVSTAVVAGLAADPSAVTDDIVRTLQTYLQNGQLNSSQIVHTFDMRYLADGSNYLPNAFLNPAAEPIIFGLPARMLAFWAVFIGFAIKLPIVPVHTWLPDAHVEAPTPVSVVLAGVLLKIGGYGFLRIVWDFFPDGAAEYAQTLGGLGVLSIVYGGLNALAQTDLKKMIAYSSVSHMGFVLLGVASLTAEGINGAVYQMVSHGVLSAMLFLIVGVLYDRTHDRQIDSYRGLMQPMPQYTTITAIAFFASLGLPGFSGFVGELFTLMGSFQSDWLPGWMTAIATTGILLAAAYFLWTLQRMFFGSTWVRPFEIQAGPTSVLADLTIHEKLMLFPLGVLALLLGLFPNLIFNLSSATVGQWLLKFAVE; this is encoded by the coding sequence ATGATTCTTTCGCTACTTATTTTTCTTCCGTTACTCGGTTCGCTCATCGTGGCTTTGCTGCCCGGTCAGCAAACGAAACCGTTCCATTGGATTGCTCTGGTGATCACGCTTGCCGAGGTAGTTTTGGCGGGCGCAGCATATGTAACATTCAACACGTCCGTTACGGGTTATCAACTTCTTGAACAGGCTAATTGGATTACACTGCCACTTGGCAGTCTTGGAATTGCGTCAATTGACTATTTAGTTGGGGTAGACGGTATAAGTTTGCCATTAGTCGTGCTATCGGCAGTGGTTATGCTGGTGGGTGTGCTTTCCTCCTGGACAACTATTAAAACTCGGCACAGAGCTTATTATTCGCTTTATCTTTTGCTTACGGGCACGATCATGGGGTGCTTTGTGGCCCTCGATTTCTTTCTGTTCTTCCTGTTTTTTGAGTTCATGCTCCTGCCGATGTACTTCCTGATCGGTCTTTGGGGTGGCCCACGCCGGGAATATGCGTCAATCAAGTTTTTTCTTTACACCTTACTGGGGTCGCTGTTGATTCTACTGGTTATGATTGGATTGTATCTGTCCGTCATGGATCCGGTGAGTACAGCAGTAGTGGCTGGGTTAGCAGCCGACCCATCGGCAGTGACCGATGATATCGTTCGTACGTTACAGACCTACCTACAAAACGGACAACTCAATTCATCGCAGATCGTCCATACGTTCGATATGCGTTACCTGGCTGACGGTAGCAATTACCTGCCCAACGCGTTTCTGAATCCTGCCGCTGAACCAATAATATTTGGATTGCCTGCCCGGATGCTAGCGTTTTGGGCTGTGTTTATTGGCTTTGCAATTAAGTTGCCGATTGTACCCGTGCATACCTGGTTACCCGATGCCCACGTTGAAGCCCCTACGCCCGTATCGGTGGTTCTGGCAGGTGTATTGCTGAAAATAGGGGGGTATGGTTTCTTGCGGATTGTTTGGGATTTCTTTCCCGATGGTGCCGCCGAATATGCGCAAACACTGGGCGGTTTAGGCGTACTATCAATTGTATACGGGGGATTAAATGCGCTGGCACAAACCGATCTTAAAAAGATGATCGCCTACTCGTCCGTATCGCACATGGGCTTTGTTCTATTGGGTGTGGCTTCACTCACGGCTGAAGGTATCAACGGGGCCGTCTACCAGATGGTGAGCCATGGTGTACTGTCGGCTATGCTGTTCCTGATTGTCGGCGTCCTTTATGATCGTACCCATGACCGTCAGATTGACTCGTATCGGGGATTGATGCAGCCCATGCCCCAGTATACGACCATAACCGCCATTGCATTTTTTGCTTCGCTGGGTTTGCCGGGCTTTTCGGGTTTTGTGGGCGAATTGTTCACGCTTATGGGCAGTTTTCAGTCAGATTGGCTGCCAGGCTGGATGACGGCCATTGCCACTACGGGTATTTTGCTGGCAGCCGCCTATTTCCTCTGGACACTCCAACGTATGTTTTTTGGCTCTACCTGGGTTCGGCCTTTCGAGATACAGGCTGGCCCAACATCCGTACTCGCTGATTTGACTATTCACGAAAAGCTAATGCTGTTTCCGCTGGGCGTTTTAGCGTTATTACTAGGCTTATTTCCGAACCTGATTTTTAATCTTTCCAGCGCAACGGTAGGACAGTGGTT